A genomic segment from Nicotiana tabacum cultivar K326 chromosome 7, ASM71507v2, whole genome shotgun sequence encodes:
- the LOC107817382 gene encoding uncharacterized protein LOC107817382, producing MNSTSMSIQASLPHDIALKIASSLQVADLCSLGSCSQFWWELCGSDYIWESLCRERWPALSLEIEESSSFDNQTHEEWRVFYIRKHNEVAGKAAGVIEFVNRCLAFESIEVGHYLKAVRELDVMQFGFEDARTFFLKSKHNVLLNLIGLHYCIIWLGLPGECVMEVLSNCNISQRQVRVQWWKLGRWFYGFRLRDELHTRNVSLEDLATGKEEEVLGVLHRGAVHEVIRVQISAAKPAYTSWSFQSAQDPN from the exons ATGAACTCAACATCTATGTCTATACAAGCATCGCTTCCCCATGATATTGCCCTCAAAATTGCTTCTTCCCTTCAG GTAGCTGATCTTTGCTCGCTGGGGAGTTGCTCTCAGTTTTGGTGGGAGTTATGTGGTTCTGATTATATATGGGAGTCTCTTTGTAGAGAaagatggcctgctctttctcTGGAGATTGAGGAGTCTTCATCTTTTGACAATCAGACTCATGAG GAATGGAGAGTGTTTTATATAAGGAAGCACAACGAAGTAGCAGGAAAAGCAGCAGGTGTGATTGAGTTTGTCAACCGCTGTTTGGCATTTGAGTCAATTGAGGTTGGGCATTATCTGAAAGCAGTTAGAGAACTGGATGTAATGCAGTTTGGGTTTGAAGATGCCCGAACATTCTTCCTCAAATCCAAGCACAATGTGCTGCTAAACTTGATTGGTCTGCACTACTGCATTATTTGGCTTGGTTTGCCG GGTGAATGTGTCATGGAAGTCCTAAGCAACTGCAATATTTCACAAAGGCAAGTACGTGTACAATGGTGGAAGCTCGGGAGGTGGTTTTATGGCTTTCGTTTGCGCGATGAATTACACACACGTAATGTCTCTTTAGAAGATCTTGCAACAGGGAAGGAGGAAGAAGTTCTCGGGGTACTTCATCGAGGTGCAGTACATGAGGTGATACGTGTTCAGATCTCAGCTGCCAAACCTGCATATACATCCTGGTCATTCCAAAGTGCACAAGACCC